The stretch of DNA TGGCCGAGAATTTCCGCCTTGGTCAGCTTCCCGGAAGCAACTTCGAGCATTTCGGCGAATATGCGCCGGCCGACTTGTTCCACCGTTTCTTCGCCGGTTATAATCGTCCCGGCATTAATATCCATGTTGTCTTTCATCCGTTCGTACATCGGGGTGTTGGTGGCGACTTTAATGGTCGGGGCGATCGGTGAGCCGGTCGGCGTACCGCGGCCGGTTGTAAATACGCAGAGGTGGCAGCCGCCGGCGACCATTCCCGTCAGCTGCTCGATATCATTGCCCGGCGTATTCATGAAAATAAGCCCTTTCTTCGTAATTTTTTCGGCCCAACCGATTACGTCTTGCAGCGGCCGCGTGCCCGCTTTATAGACACACCCCAACGACTTTTCTTCAATGGAGGAAAGGCCGCCCTCGATATTGCCGGGCGTCGGGTTGCCGCCCCGCATGTCAACGCCCATGGCCTTGGCGGAATCCTCATACGCCCTGATCGTCTCGTAACAGCGGCGGGCCACGTTTGCGTTAACCGCCCGCGCGGCAATGATATGCTCTGCCCCGATGAGTTCCGGCGTTTCCGCCAAAATCGAAGTGCCGCCGGCGTCCACCAGCATATCGCTGGCAACACCCAGGGCCGGATTGGCCGACAGGCCCGAGCAAGCATCCGAACCGCCGCACTCCGTGCCGAGAATAAGTTCCCGGACAGGAATTGGCTGGCGCTTGAGGCTAGATGCGGCCAAAACCATGTTATGCGCGGCGGCCGCCCCGGCCTGGATGGCTTTGTACGAGCCGCCCTCCTCCTGAATGATAACCAGGTGCACAGGCTTATAGGGGCATTGTTTTTTTATTTCTGCCGCCACATCCTGGGCCCGCACAACTTCGCAGCCCAGACCGACGACCACTACACCGTAAACATTGGGATGAGCCCCGTGCCCGATCAGGGCTCGCGCCGTCTGTGCCGCGTCCGGGGCGAGCTGGGAACAGCCGTGCTGGTGCTCAAACCAGGTGGTTCCTTTGACATTGAGGGCAATCGCCCTTGCCACCTGATTGGCGCAAACGACGGTAGGCATAATCAGGACATGGTTGCGAATCCCCACCGCGCCGTCGGGTCGAAGAAAACCCATAAAATTCATTTGATCACCCCATTATCAGATTGCGTTTCGGCATTGGCCATGAAAGGTTAACCCGTTAAATCGCCGCGGCCGCGACAGCCGGCCATATTGTGGACATGGGTATGCTGACCCATCTTTATTGCCTGGGTGGCAACGCCGATTGTTTCACCGTATTTGATTACCTTTTCGTCTCTGGCAATATCCCTGATGGCAAATTTGTGGCCGAAGGGGATCCTTTCCGTTACCAGCACCGCTATTTTCTGTCCTTCAATAACCAATTCCACTTCCGTGCCCGGGGCAATTTCTTCGACGGCCGTAGCGACATTATCGCTTTTTTTCATGACAATAGCCCTGGATTTTCCCATGGCAGCACCTCCTTTGCTATCTGTAGGGCGCTCCGCTTCTGCCCTGGTTATCTTTAAGAGCGGCAGCGCACCGGTAATTGGTGAATTAGCTTCCAAAGCTAGCCGTATTTTTACATATATATGAACTTAGTTCATAATGTAGAACAATTTAATACATGCGAACCAACGCGTATACGCCCTAAACTGCTTTCGGGGAAAGC from Sporolituus thermophilus DSM 23256 encodes:
- a CDS encoding UxaA family hydrolase — protein: MGKSRAIVMKKSDNVATAVEEIAPGTEVELVIEGQKIAVLVTERIPFGHKFAIRDIARDEKVIKYGETIGVATQAIKMGQHTHVHNMAGCRGRGDLTG
- a CDS encoding UxaA family hydrolase, which produces MNFMGFLRPDGAVGIRNHVLIMPTVVCANQVARAIALNVKGTTWFEHQHGCSQLAPDAAQTARALIGHGAHPNVYGVVVVGLGCEVVRAQDVAAEIKKQCPYKPVHLVIIQEEGGSYKAIQAGAAAAHNMVLAASSLKRQPIPVRELILGTECGGSDACSGLSANPALGVASDMLVDAGGTSILAETPELIGAEHIIAARAVNANVARRCYETIRAYEDSAKAMGVDMRGGNPTPGNIEGGLSSIEEKSLGCVYKAGTRPLQDVIGWAEKITKKGLIFMNTPGNDIEQLTGMVAGGCHLCVFTTGRGTPTGSPIAPTIKVATNTPMYERMKDNMDINAGTIITGEETVEQVGRRIFAEMLEVASGKLTKAEILGHNDFGIWRIGPTM